A window of Fusarium musae strain F31 chromosome 1, whole genome shotgun sequence genomic DNA:
TACGCTTCCAAAACAGACTCCCGTCCTCTTCGTCTTGCTGCAGTGACATACCGCACCGCCACACCTCGCTTAACCGGGATTAACAGCTCCTGCCACAAAGACGCCACAATTGTGACTAGAGAATCGCATTCGCGAAGATGGTATTGGATATCACTGAGATCCATGAAGGGTCGCGTAATTTGCATTGCATGCTGACATGCAGTACTGAAAGCTAAGCGAGCTCTCACTCTTGCCACAGTTTTATCTATCGCATCTCGTACCGCCGCCTGAGAGGTTGGACCTCCAGCCGAGGCATCTCAGCAAGGTCAGAATCTTACACCGAACTTTTGGGTGCCACGGAGCGGGCCTCGGAGTCCTGAGCAGGTCTACTGACCCGGAGCGGATCTGAGATTTGAAGCCGTCTCTGTTCTTGTGGGACTTTCTAGGTGGGACACCGGAGTTGCTCCGGGCAAGAGGCCCCTGAGATCGGTGATCAATGTGAGGCTTTGGAAGGGGACTCAAAGATAGATCTCGCAAGAGATACATTCTTCTCATGTTGAAAGAACATCCAAGAACATGATCAGCGTTCACCAGTTGGAACAGCTCGTCGAAATAGGGCTCTGTTCATTACATTAATCCTCTACTAGTTGGGAGTGGGTCAAAGGCCGCATCCTCAGCCAGCTGTGAAGGTGCCTCTGCTTCCGGCGGCAGCGTAGACTCCCCTTTGTTGACCTTTAGACCCTGCCTCACTCCAAGCTCGCGGCCGATGAACTGTAACGATTCACCTGCGGCTTCGCTCTGCTCGTTTAGCGTTGACGGTACGAGATAGACCGCCGTCAGAGGCCATATCAATTTCAACGCGTCAAACACTGTCCTTGGTGATGGGTTGTTGCGGAAAGATGCCAGGTCGAGATGCCGATTTACCGCCTCCATGACGAGTTTTGCGCTGTCTCGAACCCGGTATACGCAATGGGAGCGTAGCACCTTGAGCTCTTGCAAGGGAATAGGGGCACCCGGATGGTGAGTTAGAAAGTTTGCGTAGGTCAAAATGACATGATATCCTTTTACTCGCGCCGAGTTGAGCATGTTTCGTAGATAAGGGTTGAAAACTTCGTCGATGTAATGGTAGTCTGCATCAAAAGTCGTGAAATGATCTTCGGCTTTGAAAACAATACCAATCAAGTCGTAGTACTGGAGAGCAGCGGTGTCAAAGTCTCGAGCTCGAATGATATCGAGCATACGCTTTTGAACATGTGCCATCTTGCAGATATAATCGCCGACTTCAACAGCCAAACCTTCTCCGGGATGAAGGGTTTGTCTGATGGCGGTAAACCATTCCTGGGATTCAGGAGGGCACTCAAGACTTGTCAAGAGACACCGCACTTGCTAACAGTTTGTTAGTTGGGAGTGAGAATTCAGATCAAGGTGACATACCACCATGTTGTAAGCAGGCCAGAAACCCATTCTCGATCCCGGTCTTCGCAAAGAAGCCGTTCCTCTTTGCTGAAGAATACTGTATAGCCCATTGGTATGGAGATGCCATGGGTTCAGGGGTGATATGCGGTCGATAGAGCCCATAAGAAGCTATTAAAACATGAGTATGGGGACGGTGGGAAGAAACTATGTTACTCACTTCATAGTTCGTCAGAATCCATACTGTCGCGAGAACATCGTCTCTCATTGCGCCTTCTGGTGTTTTGAGTGCTTGGCCAACAGAGCTCAAGGTTTTACCAAGGTAAGTACCAAGTTCCTTGTCAGTCTGCTCGACAGATCCGTTGTCGATGGCGGTGGGATATCGCAGGTTGGTGATGTACGTGCGGGCAAAGAGATGAGTGGCCCAAAGAAGAGGCCCTTGAGGACCGCTCTTTTTGTATGTGTCATGGAGGAAATCCAAAGTATAGTAGACATTGAGAAGGATCGGGATGGAATGAGCGGTCCAATGTTCATTAAGGGATTGCGGCAGGATGAGAGCCCTCCCAGTTCTGGTGAATTCGACAAGGTCGACTATTGTAGGTGAGACGGGGCTGAATTCACGATCAACTTCTTCAGTGACTGATGGCGTGGTAGCATCTCCatttgacgaagaggaggaggaagatgagccaAAAGACATGACAGACTCCCCACGAGTCTGAGCCGTGGCATTTTGCTgagtcctcttcttcctcttcttgatggtgGTTGGGTTAGCATTGCGAAAGACAAGCTCCTGTTCGTCCCGATATCCCGGGCATTCAGTCCCATATTTGATGCATCTTTGACAGGATGGTCTGCCAAGATCACACTGTTGATGTCGTTAGCAATTGGATACGTGATGGGTTGATATGCTCGAGCGTCTCTCTTATGACATAACCGCGTAAGCACAGGATAAGTGGCTCAGGGGTCGAACGGACCTTGACACGTCGTGATCGACAAAGATGGCAATCTTTGCTTGGCTTTCCCGTGTTGGGCATTATTCAAGAAGCGACAGGACGCACGGATATCGCTATGGGTGTAACTAGGTATGGCCAGAGAGTCACAAGCCCCGTTATCGTTGATGGATAATCAGAGTTGAAACGGGTAATCCTTTCGAAGTTGTCGTCGTCGGAAAGGGATTAGCGGGCCATACAGGGCTGAAGGGTGGATACACAGCAGGGAATACGAGCATCACGTGCGGGGAAGCTACCAAGTACAGCATTGTCTTTTTCACTGTTGAAGCTATCACCACCTTTGGTCCAGAGATAATCTCACTTGAGACAACCTGGATTACTCAAACGTGGTCACTCTCTTGAAATTTGATGACGTTTCAAGCTTGAAACTGACGTCCTAcaactaaaagtaaagaggCGCAGATGCAGATATATTCCATGATCATGACCCCAGCGAAACTTCACCTCTGGGACGCAACTGACTACTAGAAGCATAATGCCGAGTGTATCAAGCTCACGAAGGTATATTTCTTGGTCCCGGTCATATAACTTGCACACAATATCATATTGTCCGCAAGATGTTAAGGACTCAGTTCGTAACTGCAAGCCCTAGAAGGGACATATTGGACAGCTTCAGGACTTGAAGATGAAAACGAATTATTTTGCCCTGCTCACGGAGAATAACTCTTGGACTTTATATccaattaaataattaaagacaTGCGGTAATTGCACCAACTCTACCTCCTGACCAATAGATCAGGAAGACTGGCAACCTCGCGTCCGATGGCATTGTGATGTTTACATTCCTAGATACAGGTTCCCTAGGGGCATGGAAGCGTCAACTACAGAAAAATGATGCTTGTCGCCTGGGGAAAAGGTGTTCTAGGACGAACTAACCaagataaaggcagtattGTCCCAGAGTTAGTTACAATGATGCCAGATTCTTGGTCGACGGGAACGGAGAGGCCCTAGACGGCGTGTGTATTTGTTTCAGAGGCTTGGCGAGAACCATACTCCTCGAATGTTTTTGCCAGCGTTCAAAAGGCTCAATTGCCCAATGCTCCCACCGTCTCATCAAATCCCATAAGTTCCAGTGCCACTAGTTTGCGGGCCCTCCAAGTCGGGCGACAGTCTCTGTTTGCATTTAGGCAGTTTCGAGATATGTCGTCGAGCAGGTAGTGTAAATAAGTTCTAGTGAAATAATTGCTGAAGCGACTTGTGAAGTGTACCTAAGATGTGACAGATCCCTGAGGGTCTTGACTGGCAAACAGCGGGAGCATGTTTATACACAGACTGTTAAAACACATTCGGGGATGTCAAATACCAATAGATATTAAGTCAGATATGTTCATATGTTATCAGACACCCACACATTCCACtgtaaaagtatattataatgtTTGTATATGCATATTGTTGCAAATGTTGAATATAATCACATCTAATTCATAAACACCGATGGTAGGGATGAACTTGAGTTTGCGCGTGATGGAAAGGGCCCTCTCTACCTAtcactcaccaacaacataCAGGCTCAAAACACAAAAGCGCCTGGTGAATGAACATTGATCCCTGGAAGACGCGGTCAATTAATTGTATTTGTTACTGGCACGTATTGTTCGACTGATTGTCACCAATGTCACCGTTACTGTTGCtgtcactgccactgccactgccactgtcAACCGGCTGCCACTGAAAGCTTCTTGGGCCACTTGACGTGCACAGCAGCCTCGCCTTTaacattctcttcttctgcgtttcttctcctcccaaTTTTCTTTCTCCCACAACCACAATATCCACACACTCCCCATCGCATCTGACCGACTCTTGCTTCTCCcttatacctacctactcatcacatctcacacttctttctcatctACCTATAGCTTCCAAAGCACAAATCTACTTCCACTCCATCAAGATGAGCGTCGAACTCCAAGCAAAGTTTTGCGGGTCAATCCCAACCCGCAGCTCTTTTATGGATTTCATTAACGGGGGCAAGTCTGTATACAGCACTGTGACCAGCAGTCCGCCGAGAAGCCCAGATACTGGGTCTCAATCCTCTACTCAGCCCATTACACCTAAGGCTGAGACTCCTAAGGATAAGACTGAAGTTCAGGACACTTCGTTCTTTGATATCCAAGCCTCCTCTATCGAGACCAGCATCCAACACGGCACTGAAGAGCCTACTACTCCCGACTATACTTTTGTTCTTGGCACTGAAGATGAGTCTGTCACAGAGCAGTCTCCTAGCGAGCCCCCAACGACCGACAACACTATGGATGACCATGCTACCGACCCCACTTCTCTTCACGATGTCACTATCCCTCAGATCTTTGTTACAGCGCCCACCACTCGTGAGTCTGATTTAGCTGAGGCCGGTGTTGATGATTTCGAGTTTTTCGATAGTGGCGAGGAGTTCGAATTTTGCGATGAACTCGACGACGACGCCACTGGATTCCAAACCCAACATCTCACCCCAGAACCTTATGTCACCAAGGAAATGGCCGCTCTGGCTAGAACCACTGAAAGTGAAAGTGTCGACTTGGAAGTCACTGGCATTGACACTGATCATTCTGTATCCACAGAATCCAGCGAGAGCTTTTCTAATGAGAGCGATAAGCCTTTGATTTGCTTTGACGAGAGCGGGGATCTTTACCTAAAGGTGGGACAGAACCCAGGACGGCTCATGCTCGTCGATTCCCGTGCGCTCAGCCGTGTGTCTCCCCGACTCAAGCAGATCGTTTCCTTCAACCAGAAAGACACCGAAGATGGCGGCAGCCGGACTATCGAGCTACCAGATGACGACCCTGTCCCTTTCACTGTCATTATGAATTTGATTCATACACGCTTCGAGAAGGTGCCCGCCAAGGTATCACTCAAGAAGCTGTACGGTGCTTGCATTCTCACCAGCAAGTATGAGATGACACAGGTCCTACGACCTGTGGCTGAGCGCTGGTTCAAGGCCTTGGGTACCTCCACTGAAGACTATGGGCTCTTTTTTAAGAAGGCATATATTGCATGGGAATTGGGTTTCTCGGAGGAGCTAAGCGAGATGATGGGACACGTCGTGCTCAACTGCTCGTTGGATTGGAACGATCAGCTCGTTATCGGAGTGAACAAGGAGCTACTTTGCGACTTTGAAGGGTTGCAACGAATTCCTATTCTTGGTAAGTACAAacatgtttcttttcttgagcCTCGCTAACTCCTTCACAGACTGCATCACAGAACACCGCGAGCTCGCTCTTGAAACTTGCTGGTATAAGAGCCAGAGGCTGGGCGAACAAGTCTTGTTTAGCTCGGTCAAGGGACGTATGTGCGGCGCTTCCCACAGCCGAGAGGAAATGTGTCTGATGCTGGGCAAGATGCTAAGCAAGGCTGGTGAAGAAGGAATACTTGACCTTTTCCATTTTGGGGGCAGCCTCGACGTATTCCGGTCCTCGGACCTAGATCTGAAGACGCTTGAGCACAAGGTTAGTCTCGTGGCCGATCACATCGACCTGTGTGGATGGTGCCCTGCAGTACTCGAGACGGTCGAGGAGGTCAGGCAACAACTTCGAAGGGCAGCCGATCCCCTCTACTTGAGCCATCTTCGGGCTTTACAAATCCAAGCTTCCAAGGCTAGAATGGTTCCTGGGGTCTCGGATGAAGATAATGACGATGAGGAATGAGTTTACGGGCGAACGGCGGTGTTTGATATTTCGATTGGTGATTGGGGAGTCACATTGTGTACGTGTGCGCGTGTGTCTTATTTGAcaagcatcttctcctcataTTGATGTAGGATGAACACAAGGAGAGCTTAGGGACTGCTGGATGTTTATCGTTGTTATTATATCGAAGGGATAATTTCTCCATATTGGCACTAGCAACCAGATCCAGCCAAGTATGAGCTGTAGAATATCATAGGAGGGTGTCTATATGTACCAGAATAAGCcaaagtctttataaataacccACTTGTTCCTATTTCACCTGCATGTATGTGTAAAAACAAGATTAGCAAAACTAAATACTGCCTCTTTGAAAGATACCGCCAGTTTACCAATGCCCAAAGGTGAATGTTAAATCCTTGACACTGCTGCTTACTGCCAGCTGCCGGTTTTTATTACGAGCGTTGCACCGGCGAAACTGAAAGCCTTACATACACTGCTTCTCTTATGTCTGTCTTATTGTGTTTtgctctttttttttcccttaacCCCCTCATATTCACTCTCTTCAAGTTTTCTGTTAGCACGCTCTGAATCCGCACGCGAAGCTCGCCATGACATCGCCTGGTGTCTCGTCGCCCGATACCATCGTTTTTGACGACAACAGAGATCTCTGCCTGACTGCCAGCCCCGTTTCATCTTCTAAAATTCTCCACGTTGACTCTAACGCGATCTGCCGGGCCTCCAAGGTCTTCGGCGCCATGCTAAGAGGCCGTTTCAGAGACTCAAAGCCCGCCAACAACCTGCATCATAGGGAAGTGAAGCTTCACAGGATAATCCAGAAGCCTTTGTTGTTCTTATGGACATTGTCGACGCAAACTTCGACCATGCCCCTTTGGTCCTAAAGCCTCAGGAGCTCTACAACATATGCGTCTTGACCAACAAATACAACATGACCAAGACTCTGCGGCCTATGGCGACAGCGTGGTATCAAAGGCTCAAGATCATGTGCCAGCGTAGTAAGAAGATGCAGGCATACAGCAAGAATCTATTCGTGGCTTGGGAGCTCGGATGCCAGGGCGCAGTCGAGGAGATGCTCCAGGATATTACCGAAATATGTCATGTCGGCGAGTTCGGCAGCTTGTTGATCGATATAAATACTCGGCTGATTAACTTGGAACTTTCACACTGGTCCCTTTGATCGGTAAGTTAAGACGACTTTCAATTAGCCACAACTAGATATCTAATCCCGAGCTGTCAGATCCTGTTGCTCAACCCCGTGTCAAGATGCTCCAAGTCTTCAATGCAGAAGGCAAAGAGATAACAATCAAGATTCTCGCCAAACACCCGCTCTGTTGGCATACCGGCCCTTGCTCTGCTGTGAACCTCGCAGATGACATCCCCGAAAAGTTCATCCAAGCGACACAAGACCTTGGGATAGATTCCTTTATACCCTCGTTGAATTCCGACCAGATTGGATACCGAGGCAGCGTGTCAAGATTGAATCGCCTATTTAAAGAAGTCGAAAAGCTTGCATTCGGAGAGCATCACCCTCACTACTGGTGCGCACATTTTCAACGGAGCCCATTCCCAAGTATTCTTTCGGCACGCTATCAACAACTGGGCTTGATATTGTCTAGGCGTCACATGGAAGTGCTTGTGGACCAAACCTGCAAGATTGAGATGACGGTGTTCATTGGCAGTGATGGCAAGGCCATtctggaagacgaagacagtgaagatgatgagagcaGTGGTTTTCGGAGTCTCTTGGTTGATGCTCGATACTAATCAACATGTAGGATTGATTCCCTTCGTGGCGAATGGTGCCCATTCCTAGAGATTTGTTCCGAACCTGATCACAGAAGAGAAACTACAGAACCACTGGGGAAATGTCAGTTGAATATCATAGGGGGGCTGGCCATCATGTATCGTTATAGCAGCACTGCCTATGGTCTCTTGGAATGGTATCTTGGATGGATAAATTCCTTGTCATCTCCATTACCTCTATGTACTATTCCTCAGGGGGCACGAAAACATTGAGATATAaggtatcaaaataaactcagcaaagagcaccctaagcttaggctaaattgaCCTAATATTTTGatcgcttagggtcaaggtcccgagtttctttcctcccctagactATGTCCTATCGCTACCTAATGAGTCTTTTCGTAAATTTCCTATTTAGGCCGTCCCGTTCACTCTCACTGGCCAGCTCCCATCACCCCGCTTTCGTTCGAcatggtcttggtcttgggagGAGTGAATTAAAACGAGGACAATGCCACACGAATATTGTGTCTTCCGTTAATAATTCTACTATTGGCCAGCTACTGAGCCCTGGCGCTGTCCTTCTCCTTTATAAGCCCCTTGAGGCCTTTCTGTCTCCTCTCCCACCTTTTCACTTgttcaacaccagcaccatgGCTCACTACTTCCAACGCAAAGACATTCTTCCCCTCACCGGCGGTTGCGCTTGTGGTCTTATCCGCTACCGGCTGACTCTTCACCCCCTTATAGTTCATTGTTGTTACTGTACTAGCTGCCAGCGTCAGACAGGCTCTATTTGCGCCCTCAATGCTGTCATAGAGTCCGCCGCCTTGACTCTCCTCCCCTCAGCACCCCCCACTATCGTTGGTTCTTCGTCCTACCTGGACCCTATCCCCGCTGCTATTCATCCCGCCTTCGCACGGCTTACATCCGCCGATTCAACTGCACGTGAGCCTCGCCCCGAAGCCGAACCCGTGTCTGTGTGTCTTCCTACAGCATCTGGCGTGGGACAGACCCTTGTTGGGTGTCCTGTGTGCCACACCGGTCTGTGGAATTACTACGCAGATGCTGGGCCTCATCTGTCGTATGTTCGTGTTGGGACCTTGGACAGGCCCTGGGATATTCAGCCGGACGTTCACATTTACACGCAGGGTCGTCAGAGTTGGGTAACTGTCAACGATGGGAAGCCATCGTTCGAGGGCTATTATACCAGGCGTGAGGACTACCTGAGGGATGATGCCCTCAAGAGGTATGAGGCACTCAAGCCGCAGGTTGCTGAGATGAAAGCAGAGCTAATGGCCGGCTGGGAGTGAGCTACAAATGAAGTATGACAAAGATAGGAGAATAGCACAATACATATCGCGAATTGTTACAAGCATTGCTTATAACTGCGCCCAAAGACACGCAATGTCATTAAAGCCATTATCATTATAATGCTCCGAAGCAGAAGACGCAGCTTCTGTattcagcctcagcctcaaccaaTTTGGTATATACACAAGAGATCACGCTCAATGGCCCATCGCTCAGAACCTGTACTGCAGCCACGATGGCTATGAACTTTGAATTGCATACAGTCCTACTCCGTCCGTGATCACCTATCCCCTTGACCAACAAAGACCTGTCCCAACGTGTGCCCCTATGGCaggctaatatataatatatgtAACAAAAAGAAGCAAAACAGACCGGTTGTTGCTCGATAAACGCCTTAAAATTAGATGCCATATACAAGTATCGCTGAAAATCTCCAACAAATGAGAGGTTCACTCAGAGCGACCTGAATACATACCAGGTCCTTCATGTCCCACATCTAAACCCCTGGGACTAGTTATATGCAAAGAAGCCGTGTAATCACCTCAGTGATGTATGTTTGTGCGAAAGCAAACATGACCGTGCTCATGGTGAATGCATGCAATAAGGCAAAGGAATCATGGTTGTGAAAGAACGTATTGCACAATGTGAAGAGTGCTTAGAGGATGAGCTTGCCTCAGGTATCACAGCCTCTAGCCGCCAACCTTGCGGAAGCCCTCTACTCCAAGGATAGGTATCTCAACGTCGCCAAGGTTTTCCATTCCCTCATCACGACGACGCTCAACAAAGTTGTTGCACTCAAAAACAACCTGCGCCCACTCGGCGAGCGAGCGTCCAGTGTACACAGAATTCTTGACGTACAGGCCAGTTGGCTTAACAGGATCCACCACAGCATCGGCGAAAGAGCCCATGTTTGAGTTCGGCGATGGTGTCGGTGATGGTGACGGCGACAGCGAAGGTGAGGGGCTGGCTTTCAAGCTAGGTGTTTGAGGAGATTCGTCACTCAGAATCGGAAGCGTGACCTCAAGCTTCCAACTTGGAGACCCATTTTGCTCATCAGTTGGACTCAGTGAATTTGCGTTCCTAGCATTATCGATAAGCCCTTGCTGTGGGCTGCCAGAGAACTTGCGTGTTGGCGCTGAATATCCAGCAGGAACAGTAAAGCCGTTGACTCGTAAAGGTCCACTAATACGTGTCTGCGCTGGGCCGGGAAGTCGAGGGCGAGTCAAGAAACGATCTCGAAGAGGTGCCGCCTGTTGTTGCCAAGCAAGAATAAACTTGAATACATATTTCGGCTCCTCGTAGGTTGGCTGAGAATACAAGGAGTCATCTTCAGATGGACGGCCCTTGTTGTGATTAACATTAGGGTTCCTATTTGTTTGGGTGGTACCAGAGGAACGAGACTCTGCCGTTTCACGACGGACAGCCTGAAAATCATCATCCCAACCAGCGCCTGCACCCGTATTACCGCCAAGGGAAAGGACTTTTCCTAATAGTGACCATCGTTTCCTGCCGTCATTCCTAGACGGGTCAGGAGGCAGGCCATTCAGAACGCTTGTCTCGCTATTAGGAAGTTTCGCGAAGGAATCAAAGCTACCCATATATAGTCCAGGCTGGGGAACATTAATCTCTTGGCGAATGATCATAAAACGTTTACCAGGCGCGGGATTCACTGGTGCAGTGGAAGGGGGGATTCGCTGTTCTTGTTCGGCGGCGTGCTTTATATGCAGATAGTGAGACCACGTCGTCTGAAGTCGTTCAGCTACAAGGGCGAAGATTTGGCTATTCCGAGTCAGCAAGCACCACAAAAGCGAGGCGAGGGTGCCTTAcccatcaacttcatccaGCGTTCCTGTATCTCGGCACATGCGCCAGCACAGTAAACGCTGGTAGTAAGCCCGAACCATCGGGCACCAATGGTTGAAGAACTCATTAAAGGTCTCCTCCGTGAGCAGCCAATCCTTGCATACGGCCAATTTGCGCACAGGGTCCTTGGAAATGGCATCCCAAATGGAGTAGACCAAGGCCAACATTCGAATCTCAGACATGGTGTTGAAAGAGCTCATGACTTTCTGGCAAACGTCAAACCAAAACGCCCAGTCAAGATAGCTATTCGAGCAGTCAGGGTCCTCAAATTCGCTATAGAGCACGAGCACCTCCTCCAGGAAGTCGCACAGAGTGAAACAAGCAGGGTGGTTGTATTTCGAGACTTTGCGGGTCGCGGCTTTCATCATGGTTGCAAAGGTCTCTGCAAATGTGTGACGTGCGCCAGCGATCTCGGTTGTTTCATCTGAAAGGAAGTCTTTCAACAGCATGATGCATCGGTTTTCGGACATGCCTCTCATAACGTTGCTGACAGGGAGCGGCAGAGCCATTGCGGCATCAGCACCTGACATGGAGTCCATCGCAGGAGGAGTAAAGCCACCATCTATTGGAGATTGACGGTGAAATGTTGTATCCAGAACGTAAAGAAGCTGAGCTTGAACGAGAGCAAATGCGGGAGACCTGGCCTTTTCGAGGAGGGGCAGTCCAGAAGGCATGAACTGCTCAGAGAGTATATGGAAATAtttggagaagatgaagaatacATCTGTGTCTCGACCTTTCCAGCGAGCCGCCCAGGGACCTGTCCAAGGGATTCTAGACACCAGCATAGGCAACCTGGGAACCTTCTTAAGGCCATCCCACATACCCTTAGGTGATGTCCAGGCGAATACGCCAATAGTTGGAGGGAACAAAGCAGCAATGTCATCGCTCTCGCCTTTGTTCTTTTTTGGAAGACCAAGCTCGTCGGCTACTCGTCGAATGAGTTCAGGGGAAAGTCCCCAGAGTCTGATCAGGATATCTGCAACGCCAGGTGCGAAGAAAAAGGCGTAGGCACAAGCCTTTCCAGCAAAGTTAACCAGACTGACTGGGACATGGCGGAGCGAAAGCTTTTCAACTACAAAAGACATTTGCTTGACCAAATTGGAAACAAACATGGTCCTAACATTGTGTTCAGCTGATTCTTCTAAGAAAGCCGCTTGACTCGATGTGacagaagaggcagaagaggTGGTCAGAGATCGGGCTCGGACGCGCTCAGCCGGAGATCGGTTGATAAGTGGTAGGAAATATGATGTGGCTTGTCGCCATTCGTGCCGCGTCATGAGAAGTGTCGCGGCATCGAAAAGAACCGGACGATCAACGCCAGGGACAGGCTGGGGTGCCTGACCATCCAGCATTTCCAGGATTGCAATCCACCACTTGTTCAAAATTGTCGCCCTTCGATCGACATCTTCGGGGTagagcttcttggtggaCTCATGATTCATCGTGTTTCGCAGGAATGGGAGAAGCTGTGTTTGAACCTGCGACATTCGCTGGGCTGTGCTCTTGGCAAGAAATCCCTTGAAATCCATGTCAATGGCCTTGAAGGAAGACCAAAGGACATCTCTTTGTTGAGGTGGCATTTCGACGGAGGATGATTCATCGGTCACGGTTGTAGCGGAGGTGGTGTCGCAGGTGGAAGATTGCGGTGTACGTTCTTCTGCAGCGATAATTGAAGCTGGGGCTGCAAGACTCGTGGCCGAAGAAGCACAGCTGTTGTCCGAGTCCGTGCTGGTATTGAGCTTTGACAGGCCAGCTTGTTTCGATTTGAGCTTCGAGAAGTAGCCGCTCGCTCGTGAAAAGGCTTTAGGACCAGCAGACTTGAGTGAATCAGTCGACTTGTTCTTGTCTGTCTGCTCGACGGTCAGACCGGGGCGTTTACGAGTCTTTGTAAGCTTGACTGATGTTGTGCTCTCGGATCGATTGCGCCCAGATACCTCCTCGTTGTCCTTGGCGGAGTCTGCATTCTTCATGGGTGACGGGGAGCGAGAAGGTCTCCATGACCGTTTGGCAAAGTTTGCGAAAGATCCTGATTTTGTCATCGTTCTCTGCGGAGGTTTCAAATCTCCATTCGATCCATCGCCAAATTTCTTGTCTCCAGCAGAAGTCGTCGGTCGGGGAGGCTCTTCGTGAAGATCTGTTGTGC
This region includes:
- a CDS encoding hypothetical protein (EggNog:ENOG41) — translated: MAHYFQRKDILPLTGGCACGLIRYRLTLHPLIVHCCYCTSCQRQTGSICALNAVIESAALTLLPSAPPTIVGSSSYLDPIPAAIHPAFARLTSADSTAREPRPEAEPVSVCLPTASGVGQTLVGCPVCHTGLWNYYADAGPHLSYVRVGTLDRPWDIQPDVHIYTQGRQSWVTVNDGKPSFEGYYTRREDYLRDDALKRYEALKPQVAEMKAELMAGWE
- a CDS encoding hypothetical protein (EggNog:ENOG41) encodes the protein MTKTLRPMATAWYQRLKIMCQRSKKMQAYSKNLFVAWELGCQGAVEEMLQDITEIYPVAQPRVKMLQVFNAEGKEITIKILAKHPLCWHTGPCSAVNLADDIPEKFIQATQDLGIDSFIPSLNSDQIGYRGSVSRLNRLFKEVEKLAFGEHHPHYWCAHFQRSPFPSILSARYQQLGLILSRRHMEVLVDQTCKIEMTVFIGSDGKAILEDEDSEDDESSGFRSLLVDARY